Part of the Nerophis ophidion isolate RoL-2023_Sa linkage group LG11, RoL_Noph_v1.0, whole genome shotgun sequence genome is shown below.
GCACACTGCaccattaaaacaaaaatgttttgatgagaaaaaataaaatatcaataaaaatacTTAATTATGGCTTACATACCTGATACTATATTAGGTATTGATATTTGCCTCGATCACTCctactttacattgaagcttAAGCGGTTAGCATGGTTTTGTGTTCTGCGAAATGTTTAGCATGCCTAGCCATTCCTTGTTCTCTATTTCTTACTTACTTATAAGAACGGTTTCTTTTCCGGAATAAAGGCGAGTATTCATAGTATATGCGAGTATTCATATTATATGTGGCACTGCACTGTTGATAGATATTTGTCGCACTGAGACGTTGTCGCATAATTTACAGATTGTTCTCAAATTCTACCTGGTGTTCATGCAAAACAAGCAGAACCCTCCTGGAATTGCACAGCCACAGCAGAAAGTCCTCTCGAAAATTAGTGGTAAGCCCTCTGAGGGAATCATGTATACACTGGATATGTTATAAAAACCAAATATGTTATAAAAACCAAATAGGAAAAACATGGATATGTGTAAGTAACTCTTGATTATTGCCGGTCCTTTTTTTTTACGGTTTCTCTTTTCAGTTGTAAGCCCTCTGAGGGAATCATGTATACACTGGATATGTTATAAAAACCAAATATGTTATAAAAACCAAATAGGAAAAACATGGATATGTGTAAGTAACTCTTGATTATTGCCGGTCCTTTTTTTTTACGGTTTCTTTTTTCAGTCACAACATCAACCATAACAATGCTACTTCTAGTACTTATACCAACAGTTCTATGCCGTCAGTTCAAAGATTGTTTAAAGGTACACTGGAAGTCACACAAGTGTGCACGGCGAGCCAACCACCCGTACGCTGGCGTCTCAACACAGGGGTATTATCATATAACTATTTAACTTACTAGCATGTAGGCTACACAGTAAGGAGTTCAAACCTCAGTTTTGACCTCTCTGTGCGGAGTTCTATGTTCTCCCTGTGGATTTTTTACGGGTATTCTGGCTTCCTCCTACATGTTTGGGCAATTGAAGACTTTAAAATTGTCCattagtatgaatgtaagtatgCATGGTTGCTTGTCTATAAGTGCCTTGCGATTGGCTGGCGACCAGTCTATGGTGTAGCCCGCCTATTGCACAAGGTTAGCAGGGTTAGGCTCCAGCTTTCTTGCGACCCTAGTGAAGATAAGCggtgtaaaaaatggatggatggttagtccTAATATTTTACAGGTCTGCCAGTAAAATTCTAAAGACCGACTGGTCAATCTCCATCAACGTGTTAGCGACCCCTGTCCTAAAGCAATATAATCAcaatagttatttaaacattaaatGATTTGTATCCCATTTTTGTCTTTCAGATAAAGGAAAACCAAAACGGAAGTGGACGTGCTACCTGGAGGGACACATTTTGAGGCCAAGTTTGTTGAAATACTGTAGACTCTTTTTGTCCCACCCATGGAAATCTTTTTTCGTGAGAGTCTGAAAAAATTTCACTTGGTGTCTGTTTGAAAAGTGATGCCTTCAGCACATGGACCACATAATTTCATCATGGAAAGGCAGAAATCAAGTAATTTCTCTTCACCACCACTTGGTGGAGAAGCTAGTACCTTCATCTGCACAGAGTGTGGCGATGGGTTCCTTCATTACACTCAAGTTATCGCTCACATGACCATCCATGGACCTTTAGAATCCTTTTCCTTTGATGGCTCATCCAACGGGTTTGAAGTCCCTCGGGAATATGTGCTACAAGAAAATGGCACATTGGCAGTAGTAAATGGCTTTTCAGTGTTACAATCTTCTCCAAAACCAGCATCTCCTGAAGCTTTGCCTCACTTACCATCTGCTCCTCCTAAACCACCATCTCCAAATCCCCAAGTTCAAATCCAAAAACCACAGTTGTCCAATGCAGATGTCAATATACCAAGGCCATCACCGTTGAATATTGAAAAGCCTCAGAAAGGCCATTATCGCTGCGAAATATGTAGTAAATCGTTCAACACCCTGCAGAGTTTACGTCGTCACCAGCAGTATAATAACACAGAGGAAGGTTACAAATGTACTTTGTGCTGCAAGGCTTTTGTGAGTAGACTACAACTGAAAGCACACTTCCAGGACCATGCAAGGCAACCATTTCACTGCTGCAGTCATTGTGGAAAGCGATTTGTTAAAGCGTATGCTTTGGTTGCTCATGAAAAAGAAAATCACCTCATCACCAGTGCTGGTAATGCGGAGAATAATGGAGAAAAGCCTTTGAAAAAAACGTATCCATGTCGGATGTGCAAGTTACATTTCTTTTGGATATCAGATTTTCAAACCCATACACTGAATCACTGCAAAGGTAGAGAGCTTAACACAAACAACAGTGACAGACCTCTGGAAAACTGCTACAGTAATGGCACAATTTTTGACATTGAAAATGGTAATGAAGATGTTGGTGATAATACGAGTCAGATCGACATATCATACAAATGTGGTTTTTGTGGGGACCATTTCCAAAAACTAACAGCCCTTAAGAAGCATCGTCTGACGCATcagacacaggaggaaatagatCTGCTGGATCAAGACTCCTTAATCCCTAAACGAAAAATAAAGCCTAGATCTAGACGTAGAAGGGCAAGCCAAAATGGAAAGCTGTTCTCCTGCAAACTCTGTCCAAGAGTTTTCAATCATTCAAGTAGTTTGTCAAGGCACATGAGGTACCATAAAGGAACAATGCATCTATGTACACTCTGTGGTAGACGTTTCCCTCAGCGCTGTGATCTCACACATCATGTAGCTCGGTTTCACAAAGACAATGAACGAACAGCACAGGATGGGAAACAAGAATCAGGGAAACAAGGCCGGGCCAATTACAAGTGTCTAGAATGCGGGAAGACATTTGGGCTGATGTATGTTTACCAGCGACACTTGACATATCACAAAAAAGGTCGTAATAAGTGTCACTTATGTTCAGCTCATTTCATGACGGCTTCAGCACTTGGAGTTCACCTCCAGAATCACCCAAACGGTGAATCAAAATGTGATGTGGACATGTTCTCTCAGGTCAGTGACACAGATGTCAATTCTGCCCTGGTCACGAAGAGTAATGCAGACTACATAGAAGAGGAGGACATGGTTGACCATACCCCAAATGATAAAAGGCATGTGGACAATATGGAGGAGGATGACTTGGTTGACAGTAGTCCAAATGACATGAGTCATGTAGACAATAAAAAGGAGGACATGCTTGACCATACACcaaatgacaaaagtcatatgGACAATATGGACGAGGAAGACATTGCCAACTGTAGTCAAAACAACAAGAGTCATTTGGACAATATAGAGAATGATGTCTTGGTCAAACATACCCCAAATGAAAAGGGTCCTGTGGACAATATAGAGAAGGATGACTTGGTCGACCATACCCCAAAGGAAAAGGGTCCTGTGGACAATATAGAGGAGGATGATTTGGTCGATCACAGCCCAAACAGCAAGAGTCATGTGGACAATATAGAATATAATGACATGGTTGACCGTACCCCAAACAACAAAGAAAATTCAGAGGTTCTTTATGAATGTACTGAGTGCACAGAGACATTCTCATGCTCTGAAACCTTTCTTCAACACCAG
Proteins encoded:
- the si:dkeyp-84f3.5 gene encoding zinc finger protein 319, producing MPSAHGPHNFIMERQKSSNFSSPPLGGEASTFICTECGDGFLHYTQVIAHMTIHGPLESFSFDGSSNGFEVPREYVLQENGTLAVVNGFSVLQSSPKPASPEALPHLPSAPPKPPSPNPQVQIQKPQLSNADVNIPRPSPLNIEKPQKGHYRCEICSKSFNTLQSLRRHQQYNNTEEGYKCTLCCKAFVSRLQLKAHFQDHARQPFHCCSHCGKRFVKAYALVAHEKENHLITSAGNAENNGEKPLKKTYPCRMCKLHFFWISDFQTHTLNHCKGRELNTNNSDRPLENCYSNGTIFDIENGNEDVGDNTSQIDISYKCGFCGDHFQKLTALKKHRLTHQTQEEIDLLDQDSLIPKRKIKPRSRRRRASQNGKLFSCKLCPRVFNHSSSLSRHMRYHKGTMHLCTLCGRRFPQRCDLTHHVARFHKDNERTAQDGKQESGKQGRANYKCLECGKTFGLMYVYQRHLTYHKKGRNKCHLCSAHFMTASALGVHLQNHPNGESKCDVDMFSQVSDTDVNSALVTKSNADYIEEEDMVDHTPNDKRHVDNMEEDDLVDSSPNDMSHVDNKKEDMLDHTPNDKSHMDNMDEEDIANCSQNNKSHLDNIENDVLVKHTPNEKGPVDNIEKDDLVDHTPKEKGPVDNIEEDDLVDHSPNSKSHVDNIEYNDMVDRTPNNKENSEVLYECTECTETFSCSETFLQHQTSHVSKNNS